A single window of Kwoniella dejecticola CBS 10117 chromosome 8, complete sequence DNA harbors:
- a CDS encoding mitochondrial Rho GTPase 1, with the protein MPRRDLVRIVLVGDDGVGKSSIITSLIKESFVNNVQHVVPEVTIPPEVTPENVTTSIVDTSSNPRSRAHLLSQLTRAHVICLVYSISEPSSFDRVAEYWLPLFRREGVNIPVILVGNKIDLRGGVVTNQGLEDEIAPIMREFKEVETVVECSALLPLNVSEVFYFAQKAVLHPTAPLYDSREHTLKPKCLEALKRIFKISDVDKDGLLNAVELNQFQQKCFSTPLQYQELEGILDLVRSYDPSAVLPVPTYSVPSTPLPRDSSYGQLGQSPPPAISPPGEGITELGFLYLHTIFIQQGRMETTWTVLRKFGYGEGLDLREDFLTPRFDVPYDCSVELSPLGNQFLTDIFEAYDKDQDGALSQSELDDLFSTSPGNPWLSTGFPDTTITDDMGRVTLQGWLAQWSMTTLLDHRTTLNYLAYLGYSSSPATDLPTPTALHITRPRKQDRRARKVTRSAFLCYVLGATGSGKTSLLRSFVNKGFRGGDDSIGGGYEPTTKVLSVVNSVEIEGAEKYLVLQEFGSKYESETLRNSKKLDMADVIIYVHDSSDTNSFSYISNLRQQYSLDHIPAIFVATKSDLDLAQQRHEVQPDSYCRRLGLSAPMAVSARLGPMTNLWVAITRVALNPTTSLARGPSSTMSPAQRVRMIASITLATTTFTAVLGIWMRYQGYTLRGIWGWIGRVSGLGRNQ; encoded by the exons ATGCCCCGACGTGACTTGGTAAGGATAGTACTggttggtgatg ACGGAGTAGGCAAATCTTCTATAATAACATCACTGATCAAAGAATCTTTCGTGAATAAT GTACAACACGTTGTACCAGAAGTAACAATACCGCCAGAGGTGACACCTGAGAACGTCACCACTTCGATAGTCGATACATCAT CAAATCCACGATCGCGAGCTCACTTACTATCCCAACTCACTCGAGCGCACGTCATATGTCTGGTCTACAGTATATCGGAGCCGAGTAGCTTTGACAGAGTCGCAGAATATTGGTTACCGCTTTTCAGGAGGGAAGGCGTCAAT ATACCGGTCATACTGGTGGGCAACAAGATAGATCTGCGCGGGGGAGTAGTGACGAATCAaggattggaagatgagatagCGCCGATAATGAGGGAGTTCAAA GAAGTGGAAACCGTCGTTGAATGCTCAGCCTTGTTACCCCTAAACGTATCGGAGGTGTTCTACTTTGCTCAGAAAGCTGTATTGCACCCTACAGCGCCATTGTACGATTCGAGGGAACAT ACGCTGAAACCGAAATGCCTCGAAGCGCTGAAACGTATATTTAAGATATCAGATGTCGACAAGGATGGATTGCTGAACGCAGTAGAGCTGAATCAGTTCCAG CAAAAATGCTTCTCGACTCCTCTGCAATACCAAGAGCTTGAGGGTATCCTCGACCTAGTCCGGTCATACGACCCATCAGCAGTCCTCCCCGTCCCCACATATTCTGTCCCTTCAACACCCCTACCACGTGATTCGTCTTATGGTCAATTAGGTCAATCCCCGCCTCCAGCTATATCACCGCCAGGGGAAGGTATAACGGAATTAGGTTTCTTATACTTGCATACGATATTCATACAGCAAGGGAGGATGGAGACTACTTGGACAGTACTGCGGAAGTTTGGATATGGTGAGGGCTTGGATCTGAGAGAAGACTTCTTGACaccgag GTTCGATGTGCCGTATGATTGCTCCGTTGAACTGTCACCACTTGGCAATCAATTCTTAACGGATATCTTCGAAGCATACgacaaagatcaagatggtgCTCTGTCGCAATCCGAATTAGACGATCTATTTTCCACATCACCTGGAAACCCATGGCTGTCAACTGGGTTCCCGGATACAACGATAACGGACGATATGGGCAGAGTCACTCTTCAAGGATGGCTAGCACAATGGTCGATGACAACATTGTTAGACCATAGGACAACGTTGAATTACCTGGCATATTTGGGatactcttcttcaccgGCAACGGACCTACCCACACCGACTGCACTACATATCACACGGCCGAGGAAACAAGATCGACGTGCCAGAAAAGTCACACGGTCAGCTTTCTTGTGTTATGTCTTGGGAGCGACAGGAAGTGGGAAGACGAGTCTTCTGAGGAGTTTCGTGAACAAAGGTTTCAGAGGAGGGGATGATTCGATAGGAGGAGGGTACGAGCCGACGACGAAGGTTTTAAGCGTTGTAAATAGTGTGGAAATTGAGGGAGCAGAGAAGTACCTTGTA TTGCAGGAGTTTGGCTCGAAATACGAGTCGGAGACTCTACGTAATTCCAAGAAATTAGATATGGCAGATGTGATAATATACGTCCATGATTCGAGCGACACGAATTCGTTCTCGTACATATCGAATCTGAGG CAACAATATTCACTGGATCACATACCTGCGATATTTGTAGCTACAAAATCGGATCTGGATTTAGCTCAGCAGCGGCACGAGGTACAGCCTGATTCGTACTGTCGTCGGCTGGGTCTATCGGCGCCGATGGCCGTCAGTGCGAGGCTGGGACCGATGACGAATCTTTGGGTAGCTATTACAAGGGTAGCGCTGAATCC GACTACATCCCTAGCCCGCGGACCATCGTCAACTATGTCCCCTGCTCAGCGCGTGCGAATGATAGCGTCCATCACCCTTGCTACAACTACGTTCACCGCGGTACTGGGCATCTGGATGCGGTATCAGGGTTATACGCTCCGAGGTATATGGGGCTGGATAGGGAGGGTCAGTGGTTTAGGGAGGAACCAGTGA